In one Curtobacterium citreum genomic region, the following are encoded:
- a CDS encoding riboflavin synthase, whose translation MFTGIIEELGTVTAVEQHGDSVALTVRGPVVVADARHGDSIATSGVCLTVVERTDDTFTAFVMAQTLDMSAHGSLAVGDRLNLERAASVGDRLGGHIVQGHVDGTATVLSTNDGDGWRRVRFSLAPDLSPLVVDKGSVAIDGVSLTVSAVSDETTDPASAWFEVSLIPETLTATTLGERVPGDRVNIETDVLARHVRRMLRLDAAVAAEPALEAR comes from the coding sequence GTGTTCACCGGCATCATCGAGGAACTCGGCACCGTCACCGCCGTCGAGCAGCACGGCGACTCCGTCGCGCTCACCGTCCGCGGACCGGTCGTGGTCGCGGACGCCCGGCACGGCGACTCCATCGCCACGAGCGGCGTCTGCCTGACCGTGGTCGAGCGGACCGACGACACCTTCACGGCCTTCGTCATGGCGCAGACCCTCGACATGAGCGCGCACGGCTCGCTCGCCGTGGGGGACCGCCTGAACCTCGAGCGCGCGGCCTCGGTCGGCGACCGGCTCGGCGGCCACATCGTGCAGGGGCACGTCGACGGCACCGCGACCGTCCTGTCGACGAACGACGGCGACGGGTGGCGGCGCGTGCGGTTCTCGCTCGCACCGGACCTCAGCCCGCTCGTCGTCGACAAGGGCTCGGTCGCGATCGACGGCGTCTCGCTCACCGTCAGCGCCGTCTCCGACGAGACCACCGACCCGGCGTCCGCCTGGTTCGAGGTCAGCCTGATCCCCGAGACGCTCACCGCGACGACCCTCGGGGAACGCGTCCCCGGCGACCGCGTGAACATCGAGACCGACGTCCTCGCCCGCCACGTCCGGCGCATGCTCCGGCTCGACGCGGCGGTCGCCGCGGAACCCGCCCTGGAGGCACGGTGA
- a CDS encoding bifunctional lysylphosphatidylglycerol flippase/synthetase MprF codes for MPGKVQAATVAAARTVGRSVRRYPVTTVVVLLVLVTSVVGVVLRVSHGITPSHFGPLRVFAASTGLLALVATIVGVVVLLGASERLMGPWRTVTAFVVTTVVGTGLGALTAFLDPDGRPIGSLLLGRATSFDPWTAMVGTIVTASAFAGPLWRRRIRVNAFAVVAALLLYAGHVSDLYAAFAALVGWGLGTMLRSGPARIGWVRSSHRETRVLLGTVVLVSAVGPVIALVSRARVGLLAPLAAVVGAGPVTPVRGCHADGAVDTCLRGLLDYRATDPWTLLLAVAPLLVLVVGGLGLFRGSRFAVWLVVAVDLVTAIAAAVTYSAVPGRVQQLHASENLVVVDLSIAASIVVPLATALVLVVLRRSFTVLPSRRRIATFAVVVLAAAAVIVVVVLVTAASSPQRVPDPFRLVIAVLGPLSPVTFWDRLPAMDPALRFVLGVSGPLLWTVIALAAIRPTGAAPHALDTDEVGMDRARARALLEAAGGDTFGWMTTWQGNAYWFAADGRAGVAFRRNGRVAVTVGGPFGWPDARDRAMTEFARYCDDNGWTAVFYGIEATAAEHLTGQGWATLPVAEDADFDPRTWTTTGKKKQDVRTSVNKAKREGITALWSSWQDLPVATTRQIEAISEEWVSERELPEMGFTLGGIDEMRDPAVRTLVALDAAGTVLAVTSWLPTFREGRVVGWTLDVMRRTAAAPNGVMEFLVASAADRMREDGVERLSLSAAPLASSGDAPPSSDGVQNLLDLVGGVLEPVYGFRSLLRFKAKFGPDLHPLVLAYPDPVALPSIGIAVVRAYLPDLSLRQAVALVRGRG; via the coding sequence ATGCCCGGCAAGGTCCAGGCGGCCACCGTCGCAGCCGCCCGGACCGTCGGCCGGTCGGTCCGCCGGTACCCCGTCACCACCGTCGTCGTGCTGCTCGTGCTCGTGACCTCGGTGGTCGGTGTGGTCCTCCGGGTCTCCCACGGCATCACGCCGTCACACTTCGGGCCGCTCCGGGTCTTCGCCGCGTCGACCGGCCTGCTCGCACTCGTCGCCACGATCGTCGGCGTCGTCGTGCTGCTCGGCGCGTCCGAGCGCCTGATGGGGCCGTGGCGCACGGTCACCGCCTTCGTCGTCACGACGGTCGTCGGCACCGGCCTCGGCGCGCTCACCGCGTTCCTCGACCCGGACGGCCGTCCGATCGGTTCGCTCCTGCTCGGCCGGGCGACGAGCTTCGACCCGTGGACCGCGATGGTCGGGACGATCGTCACCGCGAGCGCCTTCGCCGGGCCGCTCTGGCGTCGCCGCATCCGGGTCAACGCCTTCGCGGTCGTCGCCGCGCTCCTGCTCTACGCCGGGCACGTCTCGGACCTGTACGCCGCGTTCGCCGCCCTCGTCGGCTGGGGCCTCGGGACGATGCTCCGGAGCGGTCCGGCCCGCATCGGCTGGGTGCGCAGCTCGCACCGCGAGACCCGTGTGCTCCTCGGGACCGTCGTGCTCGTGTCCGCGGTCGGCCCGGTCATCGCGCTCGTGTCGCGCGCCCGCGTCGGACTCCTCGCGCCGCTCGCCGCGGTCGTCGGGGCCGGCCCGGTGACCCCGGTCCGCGGCTGCCACGCCGACGGCGCGGTGGACACGTGCCTGCGCGGGCTCCTCGACTACCGGGCGACCGACCCCTGGACCCTCCTGCTCGCCGTCGCACCGCTGCTCGTCCTGGTCGTGGGCGGTCTCGGGCTGTTCCGGGGGAGCCGCTTCGCGGTCTGGCTCGTCGTCGCCGTCGACCTGGTCACCGCGATCGCCGCAGCGGTCACCTACAGTGCCGTCCCCGGTCGGGTCCAGCAGCTGCACGCATCGGAGAACCTGGTCGTGGTGGACCTGTCGATCGCCGCGTCCATCGTCGTGCCGCTCGCGACCGCGCTCGTGCTCGTCGTCCTGCGCCGGTCGTTCACGGTGCTGCCGTCCCGCCGTCGCATCGCCACCTTCGCGGTCGTCGTGCTCGCGGCCGCCGCGGTCATCGTCGTGGTCGTGCTCGTCACCGCGGCCTCGTCGCCCCAGCGGGTCCCCGACCCCTTCCGCCTGGTGATCGCCGTGCTCGGCCCGCTGTCCCCGGTGACGTTCTGGGACCGGCTGCCCGCGATGGACCCCGCGCTCCGGTTCGTGCTCGGCGTCTCCGGCCCCCTGCTGTGGACCGTCATCGCGCTCGCCGCGATCCGGCCGACCGGCGCCGCGCCGCACGCGCTCGACACCGACGAGGTCGGTATGGACCGCGCCCGCGCCCGCGCACTCCTGGAGGCCGCGGGCGGCGACACCTTCGGGTGGATGACGACGTGGCAGGGCAACGCCTACTGGTTCGCCGCCGACGGCCGCGCCGGGGTCGCGTTCCGGCGCAACGGCCGGGTCGCGGTGACGGTCGGCGGGCCGTTCGGGTGGCCGGACGCCCGCGACCGGGCGATGACCGAGTTCGCCCGGTACTGCGACGACAACGGATGGACGGCGGTGTTCTACGGCATCGAGGCCACCGCGGCCGAGCACCTCACGGGGCAGGGCTGGGCGACGCTCCCCGTCGCCGAGGACGCCGACTTCGACCCCCGCACGTGGACGACCACCGGCAAGAAGAAGCAGGACGTCCGCACCTCGGTGAACAAGGCGAAGCGCGAGGGCATCACCGCGCTGTGGTCGTCGTGGCAGGACCTGCCCGTGGCCACCACCCGGCAGATCGAGGCGATCTCCGAGGAGTGGGTCTCCGAGCGGGAGCTGCCGGAGATGGGCTTCACGCTCGGCGGGATCGACGAGATGCGCGACCCGGCCGTCCGCACCCTCGTCGCGCTCGACGCCGCGGGCACGGTCCTCGCGGTGACGAGCTGGCTGCCCACGTTCCGCGAGGGACGCGTCGTCGGCTGGACCCTCGACGTGATGCGCCGCACCGCCGCGGCCCCGAACGGCGTGATGGAGTTCCTGGTCGCCAGCGCCGCGGACCGGATGCGCGAGGACGGCGTCGAGCGGCTCAGCCTGTCCGCGGCGCCGCTCGCGTCGTCGGGGGACGCACCGCCGTCGAGCGACGGCGTGCAGAACCTGCTCGACCTGGTCGGCGGGGTGCTCGAGCCGGTCTACGGGTTCCGGTCGCTCCTGCGGTTCAAGGCGAAGTTCGGTCCGGACCTGCACCCGCTCGTGCTCGCATACCCGGACCCGGTCGCGCTGCCGTCGATCGGCATCGCGGTCGTGCGGGCGTACCTGCCCGACCTGTCGCTCCGGCAGGCGGTCGCCCTGGTGCGCGGTCGCGGCTGA
- a CDS encoding alpha/beta hydrolase — MLHELLRIPITGRAVLVPVYVITAVLAAWVLVGPARERHRGRRLAFRVGAGVLGAVVGLVAVWWTGDVQDLFGVAFTPITRMWVAFAFAGVALLLVVLVQGGWRRRGLAVAAAAAVVLSAGLGVNVDFGFYKNVQQAIATSPYKTVKLAERSSSATPATDLSGWQAPAGMPKTGETISVAIPGTVSHFRARKAVVWLPPAARVANPPKLPVIIAFSGQPGQPADLFQTGNMGQYLDHYAAAHQGLGPIVVSPDQLGAPNRNPMCLDSRRLGRSETYIMTDTVDWIQSHLPVESGPSHWAVAGFSEGATCAMQLSAAHPDVFGTALAISSEIGPKNGSVQQTIALGFGGDAAAYRAAMPVALMAAHAPYRDHLTVFGYGQDDAPYTASTETLRTAAERAGMQTQTFVSPGSAHDWNTVRYVLAHGLPPVLAHLGLPAAEGTL, encoded by the coding sequence GTGCTCCACGAACTCCTGCGCATCCCGATCACCGGCCGGGCGGTCCTCGTCCCGGTCTACGTCATCACGGCCGTCCTGGCGGCCTGGGTCCTCGTCGGACCGGCGCGGGAACGGCACCGCGGACGGCGGCTCGCGTTCCGCGTCGGTGCCGGTGTGCTCGGTGCCGTGGTCGGCCTCGTCGCGGTGTGGTGGACGGGTGACGTGCAGGACCTGTTCGGCGTCGCCTTCACGCCGATCACCCGGATGTGGGTGGCGTTCGCGTTCGCCGGGGTCGCCCTGCTCCTGGTCGTCCTCGTCCAGGGCGGGTGGCGTCGCCGTGGACTGGCGGTGGCCGCCGCGGCCGCGGTCGTCCTGTCTGCGGGCCTGGGCGTGAACGTCGACTTCGGCTTCTACAAGAACGTGCAGCAGGCCATCGCGACGAGCCCCTACAAGACCGTCAAGCTGGCGGAGCGCAGCAGCTCGGCGACCCCCGCGACCGACCTCTCCGGGTGGCAGGCCCCGGCGGGCATGCCGAAGACCGGCGAGACCATCAGCGTGGCGATCCCCGGCACGGTGTCCCACTTCCGCGCCCGCAAGGCCGTGGTGTGGCTGCCGCCGGCGGCCCGGGTCGCGAACCCGCCGAAGCTCCCCGTCATCATCGCCTTCTCGGGGCAGCCCGGACAGCCCGCCGACCTGTTCCAGACCGGCAACATGGGGCAGTACCTCGACCACTACGCCGCGGCACACCAGGGCCTCGGGCCGATCGTCGTGTCGCCGGACCAGCTCGGGGCGCCGAACCGCAACCCGATGTGCCTGGACTCGCGTCGACTCGGCCGGAGCGAGACGTACATCATGACCGACACCGTGGACTGGATCCAGTCGCACCTGCCGGTCGAGAGCGGCCCGTCGCACTGGGCCGTCGCCGGCTTCTCCGAGGGGGCGACCTGCGCGATGCAGCTCTCCGCCGCGCACCCGGACGTGTTCGGTACCGCCCTGGCGATCTCGAGCGAGATCGGTCCGAAGAACGGCAGCGTGCAGCAGACCATCGCGCTCGGGTTCGGCGGGGACGCCGCCGCCTACCGCGCCGCGATGCCCGTCGCCCTGATGGCGGCACACGCGCCGTACCGCGACCACCTCACGGTCTTCGGCTACGGTCAGGACGACGCCCCGTACACGGCGTCGACCGAGACGCTCCGGACCGCCGCGGAGCGGGCCGGGATGCAGACGCAGACCTTCGTCTCGCCCGGGTCCGCCCACGACTGGAACACCGTGCGGTACGTGCTCGCGCACGGGCTGCCCCCGGTGCTGGCGCACCTCGGTCTCCCGGCAGCGGAAGGCACCCTGTGA
- a CDS encoding LPXTG cell wall anchor domain-containing protein, giving the protein MNKHVSRGLWFALCLGGLTLGGAAAANAATTSGADGILSGTQVAPSVSAPVSVAGNALGVLGDAVSAPAPAAPAPAPAAPAPAAPAPAPAASTPAPAPVTSGADGVASGTQVAPVVTAPVAVSGTAVAVGGDATTSTPAPAAPAPAPAPAAPAPVTSGEDGIGSGTQVVGDVTAPVTVGGNAVGVLGDATATAPTPAPAAPAAPAAPAAPAAEPTTSGQDGVASGTQVAPVVSVPVTVTGNGIGLLGDGTSTATGPAAPAAPAAPSAGGTTSGEDGIGSGTQVSPVVSLPVTIGGNGIGVVGDGTSTSTGGTGSGTGSTTPSAGGTTSGEDGIGSGTQVSPVVSLPVTIGGNGIGVVGDGTSTSTGGTGSGTGSTVPTAGGTTSGAGGLLSGTQIVPVISIPVTIGGNGIGVVGDGTSTTPGTGTDPGTPGTPGTPGTPGTPGTPGTPGTPGTPGTPGTPGTPGTPGEPGTPGTPGTPGTGTDGTTPVVTTVPVATTTTTVAAATEVTTASRPTVATTSTTQAGQPQLAYTGAASQTLPAAVALLLLMAGAGALVLRKRLG; this is encoded by the coding sequence ATGAACAAGCACGTCTCCAGGGGGCTGTGGTTCGCCCTCTGCCTCGGAGGCCTGACGCTCGGAGGGGCAGCGGCCGCGAACGCCGCGACGACCTCCGGCGCGGACGGCATCCTGTCCGGCACCCAGGTCGCGCCGTCCGTGAGCGCCCCGGTGTCCGTCGCCGGGAACGCTCTCGGGGTGCTCGGCGACGCCGTCTCCGCTCCCGCTCCGGCAGCGCCCGCTCCGGCCCCGGCGGCGCCCGCTCCCGCGGCTCCGGCCCCCGCTCCTGCGGCTTCGACCCCCGCTCCTGCGCCCGTCACGTCGGGCGCGGACGGCGTGGCCTCGGGGACCCAGGTGGCCCCGGTGGTCACCGCCCCGGTCGCCGTCTCCGGCACCGCGGTCGCAGTCGGCGGCGACGCCACCACGAGCACTCCGGCCCCGGCCGCTCCGGCTCCGGCTCCCGCTCCGGCCGCTCCGGCACCCGTGACGTCCGGCGAGGACGGCATCGGCTCCGGCACCCAGGTCGTCGGTGACGTCACCGCTCCGGTCACGGTCGGCGGCAACGCGGTCGGTGTCCTCGGGGACGCCACCGCGACGGCGCCGACCCCGGCTCCCGCAGCACCGGCGGCGCCCGCAGCACCCGCGGCGCCCGCTGCCGAGCCGACGACGTCGGGTCAGGACGGCGTCGCCTCGGGCACGCAGGTCGCCCCGGTCGTCTCGGTCCCGGTGACCGTGACCGGCAACGGGATCGGGCTCCTCGGTGACGGCACGTCGACCGCCACGGGCCCGGCGGCGCCGGCTGCTCCGGCGGCGCCGTCGGCGGGTGGTACGACCTCGGGTGAGGACGGCATCGGTTCGGGCACGCAGGTGTCGCCGGTGGTGAGCCTGCCGGTGACGATCGGTGGCAACGGGATCGGTGTCGTCGGTGACGGCACGTCGACCTCGACCGGTGGGACCGGCTCGGGCACGGGTTCCACGACCCCGTCGGCGGGTGGTACGACCTCGGGTGAGGACGGCATCGGTTCGGGCACGCAGGTGTCGCCGGTGGTGAGCCTGCCGGTGACGATCGGTGGCAACGGGATCGGTGTCGTCGGTGACGGCACGTCGACCTCGACCGGTGGGACCGGCTCGGGCACGGGTTCCACGGTCCCGACGGCCGGTGGCACGACCTCCGGCGCCGGCGGCCTGCTGTCCGGGACGCAGATCGTCCCCGTGATCAGCATCCCGGTCACCATCGGCGGGAACGGCATCGGCGTCGTCGGTGACGGCACGAGCACCACCCCCGGCACCGGGACCGACCCGGGCACCCCCGGCACCCCGGGCACCCCCGGCACCCCCGGCACCCCGGGAACGCCCGGCACCCCGGGAACGCCCGGCACCCCGGGAACGCCCGGGACGCCCGGCACTCCGGGAACCCCTGGTGAGCCCGGCACGCCCGGCACCCCGGGCACGCCCGGCACCGGGACCGACGGCACGACGCCCGTCGTGACCACGGTGCCGGTCGCGACCACGACCACCACGGTCGCCGCCGCGACCGAGGTGACCACCGCCTCCCGTCCGACCGTCGCGACCACGTCGACGACGCAGGCCGGACAGCCGCAGCTCGCGTACACCGGAGCCGCGTCGCAGACGCTGCCCGCGGCGGTCGCGCTGCTGCTGCTGATGGCGGGAGCCGGGGCGTTGGTCCTGCGCAAGCGGCTCGGCTGA
- a CDS encoding GNAT family N-acetyltransferase: MTSIFHAPTRNLDVVTLHELLRLRQDVFVVEQECAYPDIDGRDLEPGTLQFWAGQGSVDATLRLLREADGTERIGRVATARHARGQGLGARLMEAAIAESRSGSIAINAQAHLEQWYARFGFVRSGEDFLEDAIPHVPMTRQR; the protein is encoded by the coding sequence GTGACCTCGATCTTCCACGCCCCCACGCGCAACCTGGACGTCGTCACGCTGCACGAGCTGCTGCGCCTGCGGCAGGACGTCTTCGTCGTCGAGCAGGAGTGCGCCTACCCGGACATCGACGGCCGCGACCTCGAGCCGGGCACGCTGCAGTTCTGGGCCGGGCAGGGCTCGGTCGACGCCACCCTGCGCCTGCTCCGCGAGGCCGACGGCACGGAGCGGATCGGTCGCGTCGCCACCGCTCGGCACGCCCGCGGACAGGGCCTCGGAGCCCGGCTCATGGAGGCCGCCATCGCCGAGTCACGCTCCGGCTCGATCGCGATCAACGCCCAGGCGCACCTCGAGCAGTGGTACGCCCGGTTCGGCTTCGTGCGCTCCGGCGAGGACTTCCTCGAGGACGCCATCCCGCACGTCCCGATGACCCGGCAGCGCTGA
- a CDS encoding Lrp/AsnC family transcriptional regulator, which translates to MSDRPARRPDPAPRLDEVDERILWTLAADARIPNNRLAAAVGVAPSTCLARVRALEDAGLIRGYRADVDVAGLGFAIEAMVSVRVHAAARHELREFAKRLLRVPVVQDVSFLAGDKDFLVHIACTSTEQLRDFVADELSGDPSVATTQTNIVFERLVADRAQQGRSFDELRRWRA; encoded by the coding sequence GTGTCCGACCGACCAGCACGCCGCCCCGATCCCGCGCCGCGCCTCGACGAGGTCGACGAGCGCATCCTCTGGACCCTTGCCGCCGACGCCCGGATCCCGAACAACCGGCTCGCGGCCGCCGTGGGGGTGGCACCGTCGACGTGCCTCGCCCGGGTGCGGGCGCTCGAGGACGCCGGGCTGATCCGGGGCTACCGGGCGGACGTGGACGTCGCGGGGCTCGGGTTCGCGATCGAGGCGATGGTATCCGTCCGCGTGCACGCCGCCGCCCGGCACGAGCTGCGCGAGTTCGCGAAGCGCCTGCTCCGGGTGCCGGTCGTGCAGGACGTGTCGTTCCTCGCCGGCGACAAGGACTTCCTCGTGCACATCGCGTGCACGTCCACCGAGCAGCTGCGGGACTTCGTCGCGGACGAGCTGAGCGGGGACCCCTCGGTCGCGACGACGCAGACGAACATCGTGTTCGAGCGACTCGTGGCCGACCGGGCGCAGCAGGGCCGGTCGTTCGACGAGCTGCGGCGCTGGCGGGCCTGA
- a CDS encoding DUF5997 family protein gives MAQEQTMKAETAAKKLGILLAAAPESFREGLVTRTAFDELRTQPPAWLEDLRRDGPHPRPVVAQKLGVSISGLNRAGIDEPLTTAQVKELLQEMPEWLVRERATQAEVHAENARVKQQRAEKAAARAAQD, from the coding sequence ATGGCGCAGGAACAGACGATGAAGGCCGAGACGGCTGCGAAGAAGCTCGGCATCCTGCTGGCGGCCGCCCCGGAGTCCTTCCGCGAGGGTCTCGTCACGCGGACCGCCTTCGACGAGCTCCGCACGCAGCCGCCGGCGTGGCTCGAGGACCTCCGTCGCGACGGCCCGCACCCGCGCCCCGTCGTCGCCCAGAAGCTCGGCGTCTCGATCTCCGGCCTGAACCGTGCCGGCATCGACGAGCCGCTCACGACCGCCCAGGTCAAGGAGTTGCTGCAGGAGATGCCCGAGTGGCTCGTCCGTGAGCGCGCGACCCAGGCCGAGGTGCACGCCGAGAACGCCCGCGTGAAGCAGCAGCGCGCCGAGAAGGCCGCGGCCCGCGCCGCCCAGGACTGA
- a CDS encoding LysR family transcriptional regulator substrate-binding protein: MTAALTIAFVPGVSPAKWVRVWRERFPDATLGLLPIGHDGVDEALAGEADMAFARMPVGVHLNAIPLWTETAVVAMPKDAPLAASDVVSDTDLADVHVVDAGPVPADVAAVLDLVEANVGVAVLPQSLFRAASRKDLVARPLADAAGTRIALVWRDADASETTEEFIGVVRGRTANSSRAAQDRPGGTPDADDDGSRGSRGGSGTGRAGTGGRGGGRGSGTGSGGGKATAKQASGGKAGGKGARKPRGTGRPGTQRLGNGKPKRGSKGNR; encoded by the coding sequence ATGACCGCGGCCCTCACCATCGCCTTCGTCCCGGGGGTCTCCCCCGCGAAGTGGGTCCGGGTCTGGCGGGAACGCTTCCCGGACGCCACCCTCGGCCTGCTCCCGATCGGCCACGACGGGGTCGACGAGGCCCTCGCCGGCGAGGCCGACATGGCCTTCGCGCGGATGCCCGTCGGCGTACACCTGAACGCCATCCCGCTCTGGACCGAGACGGCCGTCGTCGCGATGCCGAAGGACGCGCCCCTCGCCGCCTCCGACGTCGTCTCCGACACCGACCTGGCCGACGTGCACGTCGTCGACGCCGGTCCGGTCCCCGCCGACGTCGCCGCGGTGCTCGACCTGGTCGAGGCGAACGTCGGCGTCGCGGTGCTCCCGCAGTCGCTCTTCCGCGCCGCGAGCCGGAAGGACCTGGTCGCTCGCCCACTGGCGGACGCCGCGGGGACCCGGATCGCGCTCGTCTGGCGGGACGCGGACGCGTCCGAGACGACGGAGGAGTTCATCGGCGTGGTGCGTGGGCGGACCGCCAACAGTTCGCGTGCTGCGCAGGACCGGCCAGGAGGCACTCCGGACGCCGACGACGACGGCTCGCGTGGGTCGCGGGGTGGCTCCGGCACGGGTCGGGCCGGCACGGGTGGGCGCGGCGGAGGGCGCGGCTCGGGCACCGGGAGCGGCGGCGGCAAGGCCACCGCGAAGCAGGCGTCCGGCGGCAAGGCCGGGGGCAAGGGCGCGCGGAAGCCCCGCGGGACCGGCCGACCGGGCACACAGCGGCTCGGGAACGGCAAGCCGAAGCGCGGCTCCAAGGGGAACCGGTGA